In one Acidimicrobium ferrooxidans DSM 10331 genomic region, the following are encoded:
- a CDS encoding TlyA family RNA methyltransferase: MRRVRLDRALVAGGLARSRSHAARLIAEGRVLVNRAPALSAARLVAPSDVLSVVASRWRPRGAAKLEGALDTFDIDPSGRICLDVGASTGGFTMVLLERGAECVVCVDVGRGQLAESLRHDPRVEVYERTDIRAFVWPLPEAPTLAVVDVSFISVLGVLDQVASLLAPGGEAVVLVKPQFEVGRQIASRYRGVIPLGPERDEALGRVRDAMGSMGLVVLGSCPSSVPGAEGNVEEFVWLRAPSERSGGG, encoded by the coding sequence GTGAGGCGTGTCCGATTGGATCGAGCGCTCGTCGCTGGCGGGCTCGCTCGCTCCCGTTCGCACGCGGCGCGTCTGATCGCAGAGGGGCGTGTGCTCGTCAATCGGGCCCCGGCTCTGTCGGCGGCTCGCCTCGTTGCGCCCAGCGACGTGCTCTCGGTCGTGGCCTCGAGGTGGCGTCCGCGCGGCGCGGCCAAGCTCGAGGGTGCGCTCGACACCTTCGACATCGACCCGTCAGGGCGGATCTGCCTCGACGTGGGTGCCTCGACAGGTGGGTTCACGATGGTGCTGCTCGAGCGCGGTGCCGAGTGCGTCGTGTGTGTCGACGTCGGACGAGGACAGCTCGCCGAGTCGCTCCGGCATGACCCGCGCGTCGAGGTCTACGAGCGGACCGACATCCGTGCGTTCGTGTGGCCCCTCCCCGAAGCACCGACGCTGGCGGTCGTGGACGTGTCGTTCATCTCGGTGCTCGGCGTCCTCGACCAGGTTGCGTCGCTGCTCGCGCCGGGCGGAGAGGCGGTGGTGCTCGTCAAACCCCAGTTCGAGGTGGGGCGCCAGATCGCGAGTCGATACCGCGGTGTGATCCCGCTCGGTCCGGAGCGCGACGAGGCGCTCGGACGAGTCCGCGACGCGATGGGTTCGATGGGGCTCGTTGTCCTCGGGAGTTGTCCGAGTTCGGTTCCCGGAGCCGAGGGCAACGTCGAGGAGTTCGTGTGGTTGCGTGCCCCGAGTGAACGAAGCGGTGGTGGTTAG
- a CDS encoding phosphatase PAP2 family protein has product MAAIDALETRLLEYLSAPARSSPALARALRICEDGAPIAYAATFAWVAWRSADDPPVRSALVRTTLAGSVAVLGAGVVARALPRSRPSLTLWASRRSASDSHSFPSDHAAGASAFALASSGLPRGARRALVALSATTIVSRVLLARHWPSDVLAALAIGAAASTVAGALPSPMVNTLGEITVRWLGLSARARRTPTASRGRRQEHRPRR; this is encoded by the coding sequence GTGGCAGCCATCGATGCGCTCGAGACGCGCCTGCTCGAGTATCTGAGCGCGCCGGCTCGCTCGTCACCCGCCCTCGCACGGGCACTACGGATCTGTGAAGATGGCGCTCCGATCGCCTACGCCGCAACCTTCGCCTGGGTCGCGTGGCGCAGCGCGGATGATCCGCCCGTTCGCAGCGCCCTGGTGCGGACCACGCTTGCGGGCTCGGTCGCGGTGCTCGGCGCAGGGGTCGTCGCACGCGCGCTTCCGCGCTCACGGCCCAGCCTCACCCTCTGGGCATCGCGCAGGTCGGCGAGCGATAGTCACTCGTTCCCATCCGACCATGCCGCGGGGGCGAGCGCGTTCGCCCTTGCCTCCTCTGGGCTCCCTCGGGGTGCGCGACGCGCACTCGTCGCCCTCTCGGCAACGACGATCGTGAGCCGGGTCCTCCTCGCTCGCCATTGGCCGAGCGACGTGCTCGCGGCACTCGCGATCGGCGCCGCCGCGTCCACCGTCGCCGGGGCCCTGCCCTCGCCGATGGTGAATACCCTCGGCGAGATCACCGTCCGGTGGCTCGGCCTGTCCGCTCGAGCACGACGGACGCCCACAGCATCCCGAGGCAGGCGACAAGAGCACCGACCGCGTCGATGA